A single genomic interval of Camelina sativa cultivar DH55 chromosome 11, Cs, whole genome shotgun sequence harbors:
- the LOC104725806 gene encoding probable membrane-associated kinase regulator 6: MEEDKQEASMPLVPIDSFSYSWLVNYPSLEPSIDDHHQTYEDSSSSSSFIEMDPRLPPSRRFFIKTSYESSFKFDNFVSFSDEDHSLVHADELFRDGYVVPYRLKATSVVTEEEFEPLDTTTTGKIETRGVKSKSSPTTSCRKLRRVSKWVLLKYLDFLTPLCRRLRRCRSAGITGGISMDSRIRVTTSSRSKVYSDETTSSPRISVADDYYWRRSCDSESSIYEAVLHCKKSFEK; encoded by the exons ATGgaagaagataaacaagaagCTTCAATGCCACTAGTTCCGATAGACAGCTTCTCTTACAGCTGGTTAGTTAATTATCCTTCTTTAGAACCTTCcattgatgatcatcatcaaacctacgaagattcttcttcttcatcttctttcatcGAGATGGATCCAAGATTGCCTCCTTCAAGAAGATTCTTCATCAAAACATCGTATGAAAGTAGCTTCAAGTTCGATAACTTCGTCTCTTTCTCCGACGAAGATCACTCTTTGGTTCACGCCGACGAGCTTTTCCGCGACGGCTACGTCGTGCCTTATCGATTAAAAGCCACGTCAGTGGTTACCGAGGAAGAATTTGAACCGTTGGATACAACAACCACGGGGAAGATTGAGACACGTGGAGTTAAGAGCAAGTCATCTCCTACTACGTCTTGTAGAAAGCTGAGGAGAGTTTCGAAATGGGTTTTGTTGAAGTATCTTGATTTCTTGACGCCATTGTGTAGAAGGTTAAGGAGATGTAGATCCGCTGGAATAACCGGAGGTATCAGTATGGATTCAAGGATCCGTGTAACGACCTCGTCTAGGAGCAAAGTTTATTCTGATGAGACCACATCGTCACCGAGAATAAGTGTAGCCGATGACTATTACTGGAGAAGGTCTTGTGACTCCGAAAGCTCTATTTACGAAGCCGTTCTTCATTGCAAGAAATCATTCG agaaatga
- the LOC104725807 gene encoding uncharacterized protein LOC104725807, with protein sequence MKLQYVSNCDLFVQILDMSPEDSIVSEPPHVRNWFPEYVFEVQPLDTMNESLFSEFEKKQTTTTTEFGKHNSKVKDIYQLYVANADHMDCSDVREGIIKLDPSTTIYEDEVLALKNRVNI encoded by the exons GTGACCTTTTTGTGCAGATTTTAGATATGTCTCCTGAGGACTCCATAGTTTCAG AACCTCCTCATGTAAGGAATTGGTTTCCTGAATATGTGTTTGAAGTGCAGCCACTAGATACAATGAATGAAAGTCTATTCTCtgagtttgaaaaaaaacaaactacaaCGACTACAGAATTTGGGAAACATAATTCAAAG GTTAAAGATATATATCAGTTGTATGTTGCAAATGCAG ACCATATGGATTGCTCGGATGTTCGAGAAGGAATAATCAAGCTAGACCcttcaacaacaatttatgaaGATGAAGTCCTTGCACTGAAGAACAGAGTCAATATCTAG